Proteins encoded in a region of the Penaeus vannamei isolate JL-2024 chromosome 30, ASM4276789v1, whole genome shotgun sequence genome:
- the LOC113816133 gene encoding uncharacterized protein, with protein sequence MVKRGVARKMSDEEIILYKGPVFYLPHHEVLRSDSKSTPMRIVFDSSAPYMGFALNDFLAKGPDCLNNILGILLRFRQGLIGLIGDIKKMYNSVKIGHFNQNCHRFLWREMNTERSQSHYALTTVTFGNKPGGAIAMVALRKTAEMCKNYPEATKLIERDSYVDDLLASVDSHEAAKTIMNDIGRVLSKGGFQIKQWVMSGGNNCVNSCSSIIETNTEKVLGLNWDPESDLFFFVVRINFSKRIRKLRTAPDLTKDKLENELPEKLTRRMILSQVSSIYDPLGLIAPFTLKAKLLMRELVLDLGNCDKKLGWDYAVSSHMNNEWRMLFREMFELEPLRFVRCLKPHSSKGNPHLIIFADGSSKAYGAVAYMRWGLSDGSFISHLIASKCKLAPIRQMTIPRIELCSAVLACRLRAFIVQEMDFNFDSVTHLIDSEIVRSQIQKESFRFNTFVANRVSEIQEKTDPSEWYWIPSELNIADLLTRGCRPELLNQSSLWQSGPEFLALPRTDWPIKQKYLIDLPDVLYLKRGRISLAAANNDLVVDIKRYSKYDKFINVTARVLKVFLGRSLLYIGKEPDVGDLHRAEIYWVRKVQERIDKNWKIRYQRLGPKLNSEGIITVGAKVSNWLKTNWNRDDYMLLMPDHPFTKLIIKHLHKRDHSGIESTLVKLQTKFWVPGARRIIKHIKAKCLMCRRINKICESQCMGQLPNERLNPAPPFYFTSLDLFGPYLVKDTVKKRTTLKVYGIIFACMTSRAVHIDIAEGYSTDNFLNVFRRFISIRGFPKMVYSDRGSQLVKANKELTQAVGNLNFDKIMKFGRKEGMTWKFTKGADAPWQNGRTESLIRLVKRGIGISIGNKVLSYADLQTVMFEIANLINQRPIGIKPGSDLDLGSYLCPNDLLLGRASSIVPSGVFEDNCSLRKSFRFVNEIINTFWKKWIRDFFPTLLVRTKWHVEKRNVKPGDIVLVKDKNALKGNWKLAQVIFTSPGFDGKVRNVTLRYKLSIPGTKYNGQRDILIDRSVHNIVVILPIEEQ encoded by the coding sequence ATGGTTAAAAGAGGGGTAGCTCGTAAGATGTCAGACGAAGAGATAATCTTGTATAAAGGGCCAGTGTTTTACCTTCCTCATCATGAAGTTCTTAGATCTGATTCAAAGTCAACACCAATGAGAATTGTATTTGATTCTTCAGCGCCTTATATGGGATTTGCATTAAATGATTTTCTTGCTAAGGGACCCGATTGCCTAAATAATATTTTAGGCATACTTCTCAGATTCCGTCAAGGGCTTATTGGGCTTATAGGAGACATTAAGAAAATGTACAATTCAGTTAAGATAGGCCATTTCAATCAGAATTGCCATAGATTCTTGTGGAGAGAAATGAATACGGAAAGAAGTCAAAGTCATTATGCTTTAACGACAGTTACTTTTGGTAATAAACCTGGAGGAGCGATTGCAATGGTTGCTTTACGTAAGACAGCAGAAATGTGTAAGAATTACCCAGAAGCTACCAAACTGATTGAAAGGGACTCTTATGTAGATGACTTATTGGCTAGTGTGGATAGCCATGAGGCAGCCAAGACCATAATGAATGACATTGGTCGTGTATTAAGCAAAGGAGGTTTTCAGATAAAACAGTGGGTGATGTCGGGTGGTAATAATTGTGTAAACTCCTGTTCAAGCATTATAGAAACTAATACTGAAAAGGTCCTGGGGTTGAATTGGGATCCTGaatctgatttatttttctttgtagtaCGTATAAATTTTTCTAAGAGAATCAGAAAATTGCGTACTGCACCTGATCTTACAAAAGATAAGCTTGAAAATGAATTACCAGAGAAATTGACACGAAGGATGATACTTAGTCAGGTATCAAGTATTTACGATCCATTGGGGTTAATTGCTCCTTTCACGCTGAAGGCTAAGCTCTTGATGAGGGAGCTTGTATTAGACCTTGGTAACTGTGACAAGAAACTTGGTTGGGATTATGCTGTTAGCTctcatatgaataatgaatggaGGATGCTCTTTCGAGAGATGTTTGAATTAGAGCCGCTGAGGTTTGTTCGTTGTCTCAAGCCTCACAGTTCAAAGGGTAACCCACATTTGATCATATTTGCTGATGGAAGTTCAAAGGCTTATGGAGCTGTGGCCTATATGAGATGGGGATTATCAGACGGCTCCTTTATCAGTCATTTAATTGCATCTAAATGTAAGCTAGCTCCCATTCGTCAGATGACGATCCCCAGGATTGAATTATGCAGTGCTGTGCTTGCGTGTCGTCTCAGAGCTTTCATTGTACAGGAAATGGACTTCAACTTTGATTCTGTCACTCACCTCATTGACTCAGAAATAGTAAGATCTCAGATTCAAAAGGAATCTTTCAGATTTAACACATTTGTAGCTAATCGTGTTTCTGAAATTCAAGAAAAAACTGATCCAAGTGAGTGGTACTGGATACCTTCAGAATTAAATATAGCTGATTTACTTACACGCGGATGTAGACCAGAGCTTCTAAATCAGAGTTCTTTGTGGCAGTCTGGCCCTGAATTTCTTGCATTACCCAGAACAGATTGGCCAATCAAACAGAAGTATTTAATTGATTTACCTGATGTTCTTTATTTAAAGAGAGGAAGGATTTCCCTTGCAGCAGCAAATAATGATTTAGTTGTTGATATAAAGAGATACAGTAAATatgataaattcataaatgtTACAGCCAGAGTTCTAAAGGTATTCCTTGGAAGATCCCTGTTATATATAGGCAAAGAACCTGATGTTGGAGATCTACACAGGGCTGAAATTTATTGGGTAAGAAAGGTGCAAGAAAGAATTGATAAAAATTGGAAGATAAGGTATCAAAGACTAGGCCCTAAGCTGAATAGTGAAGGGATAATTACAGTGGGTGCAAAAGTAAGTAATTGGTTGAAAACAAATTGGAACAGAGATGATTATATGTTATTGATGCCGGATCATCCTTTCACTAAATTGATTATTAAACACTTACATAAACGTGATCATTCTGGAATAGAATCCACTTTAGTCAAGCTTCAAACAAAATTCTGGGTACCGGGTGCTAGACGAATAATAAAGCATATTAAGGCTAAATGTTTGATGTGTAGGAGAATCAACAAAATTTGTGAAAGCCAGTGTATGGGCCAGCTTCCAAATGAGAGACTAAACCCAGCACCTCCATTTTACTTTACTTCCCTTGATTTGTTTGGTCCTTATTTGGTCAAAGATACAGTGAAGAAGAGGACAACACTAAAGGTTTATGGAATAATATTTGCATGCATGACTAGTAGGGCTGTCCATATTGATATTGCAGAAGGATATAGTACAGATAACTTTTTGAATGTCTTTAGAAGATTCATTAGTATCAGAGGATTTCCCAAAATGGTATATTCTGATCGAGGCTCCCAGTTGGTTAAGGCAAATAAAGAATTAACTCAGGCTGTAGGAAATCTGAATTTTGACAAGATTATGAAATTTGGTAGGAAAGAAGGCATGACTTGGAAATTTACTAAAGGCGCAGATGCTCCTTGGCAAAATGGGCGTACTGAATCATTGATACGATTGGTGAAGAGAGGAATCGGTATTTCAATTGGAAATAAGGTTTTATCATATGCTGACCTGCAGACTGTTATGTTTGAAATAGCTAACTTGATTAACCAGAGACCTATTGGTATTAAACCAGGCTCTGATTTAGATTTGGGATCTTATTTATGTCCCAATGATTTATTGCTCGGTCGTGCTAGTTCTATTGTACCCAGTGGTGTATTTGAGGATAATTGTAGTTTAAGAAAGAGTTTCAGATTTGTCAATGAAATAATTAATACTTTTTGGAAAAAATGGATAAGGGatttctttcctactctcttAGTCAGAACTAAATGGCATGTGGAAAAACGGAATGTCAAGCCTGGAGATATAGTGCTTGTTAAGGACAAAAATGCATTAAAGGGAAATTGGAAGCTAGCACAAGTGATATTTACATCCCCAGGTTTTGATGGTAAAGTAAGGAATGTTACTTTAAGATATAAACTTTCTATACCAGGTACCAAGTATAATGGACAAAGAGATATTTTGATAGACAGATCTGTACATAACATTGTTGTAATTCTTCCAATTGAAGAACAGTGA
- the LOC113806068 gene encoding uncharacterized protein, whose product MGRTQECETGWDDEKTLRKQRGIAKGCFTTKVRVFLDCKEKNEPLEVLGAVFNEICENFKRVEIINERLLQVVDDDKQISEHLNYICEIEKIKCDIHSALVLLKIETQKLAPQSDSSCSILVKKVDPPVFYGNVREFPTFMKDYTRLVIARHGRDPFILRRSLQGKAKEIVGGLDEFDQMWDRLKERFGSTSKVVDAVLAEISILMPVPEGNTRKLREVINVVERAWLDLKKIDRANEIENSTVVTKIERLLPNSLKREWTHKAQALSDQERFQSLVKFLTGERQVIEYMEDESRTAGMSTKAAIHYVTNGEGEENVDNLTSNHQIGSESGSLSEANARLFCQSVTGNGKSSK is encoded by the coding sequence ATGGGCAGAACTCAAGAATGTGAAACTGGCTGGGATGACGAGAAAACCCTCAGAAAACAACGAGGCATCGCCAAAGGATGCTTTACCACAAAAGTAAGAGTGTTCCTTGActgtaaagagaaaaatgaaccTTTAGAAGTGTTAGGTGCAGTTTTTAATGAAATTTGTGAAAATTTCAAAAGAGTAGAAATTATAAATGAACGTCTGCTTCAAGtagttgatgatgataaacaaattaGTGAACATCTGAATTATATATGTGAAATAGAAAAGATCAAGTGTGATATCCATTCAGCATTGGTGTTGTTAAAGATTGAAACACAGAAACTTGCTCCACAGTCTGATAGTTCATGTAGTATACTTGTTAAGAAAGTAGATCCTCCAGTTTTTTATGGCAATGTCCGAGAGTTCCCAACTTTCATGAAAGATTACACACGCTTGGTGATAGCCCGTCATGGGAGAGATCCATTTATACTGAGAAGATCTTTACAAGGAAAGGCTAAAGAAATTGTAGGGGGTTTAGATGAATTTGATCAGATGTGGGATAGGCTGAAAGAACGGTTTGGTTCCACTTCAAAGGTTGTGGATGCTGTTTTGGCTGAAATTAGTATTTTAATGCCAGTCCCTGAAGGTAATACTCGGAAGTTACGTGAGGTAATAAATGTTGTTGAGCGAGCATGGTTAGACTTAAAGAAAATAGACAGAGCAAATGAAATAGAGAATTCTACTGTAGTAACTAAAATTGAAAGATTACTTCCTAATAGTTTAAAAAGGGAATGGACTCATAAAGCTCAAGCCTTAAGTGACCAAGAGAGGTTTCAGAGTCTTGTAAAATTTTTGACTGGAGAACGTCAGGTTATAGAGTACATGGAAGATGAATCTAGGACGGCAGGGATGAGCACTAAGGCAGCCATTCATTATGTTACTAATGGTGAAGGTGAAGAAAATGTAGATAATCTGACTAGCAATCACCAAATTGGCTCAGAATCAGGAAGTTTGTCAGAAGCAAATGCTAGACTGTTTTGCCAATCTGTCACAGGCAATGGTAAATCTAGCAAATAG